The genomic stretch AGGTCATCGCCGTCTACCCCATCACCCCCTCCTCCACGATGGGTGAGCTCTCCGACGAGTGGTCCGCCAAGGGGATGCCCAACCTCTGGGGGACCGTCCCGAAGGTGGCCGAAATGCAGTCGGAGGGGGGCGCGGCCGGCGCGATCCACGGCGCGCTCCAGGCGGGGGCGCTCGCGACGACCTTCACGGCCTCGCAGGGCCTGCTCCTGATGATCCCGAACCTGTACAAGATCGCCGGGGAGCTGACCCCCTTCGTGCTGCACGTCGCGGCGCGGGCGGTGGCGACCCACGCGCTCTCGATCTTCGGCGACCACTCCGACGTGATGGCCTGCCGGCAGACCGGCCTCGCGATGCTCGCGGGGGGATCGGTGCAGGAGGCCCACGACATGGCGGCGATCGCCCACGCGGCGACGCTGCGCTCGCGGGTGCCGTTCCTGCACTTCTTCGACGGCTTCCGGACCTCGCACGAGGTCGCGAAGATCGTCGAGCTCGACGACGCGACGCTGCGCGCGATCCTCGACGAGGACCGCGTACGCGACCACCGCGCGCGGGCGCTGACCCCCGACCGGCCGGTCGTGCGCGGCACGGCGCAGAACCCCGACGTCTTCTTCCAGGCGCGCGAGGCGGCGAACCCGTTCTACCTCGCCTGCCCCGCGATCGTGCGGGAGACGATGGAGCAGTTCGCGGAGCGGACGGGGCGGAAGTACCGGCTGTTCGACTACGTCGGCCACCCCTCGGCCGAGCGCGTGATCGTGATGATGGGAAGCGGCGCCGAGGCGGCGCACGAGGCGGTCGAGCGGCTCGCCGCGTCCGGCGAGCGCGTCGGGCTCGTGAAGGTGCGCCTCTACCGGCCGTTCTCGATCGAGGACTTCGTCGAGGCGCTGCCGGTCACGGTGAAGGGGATCGCGGTCCTCGACCGCTGCAAGGAGCCGGGCTCGGTCGGCGAGCCGCTCTACCTCGACGTGGTGGCGGCGCTGCGCGAGGCGATCGACGGGCGGACGGCCGCGTTCCTGGAGACCCCGAAAGTCGTCGGCGGGCGGTACGGACTCGCCTCGAAGGAATTCGATCCCGCGATGGCGAAGGCGGCGCTGGACAACCTCGACACGGCGACGCCGCGCAACCACTTCACCCTCGGGATCGTGGACGACGTCACGCACGGCTCGCTCCCCGTCGACGCGTCGTTCCGCGTGGAGCGCGAGGGGAGGGTCGAGGCGGTCTTCTACGGCCTGGGCGCCGACGGCACGGTCGGGGCGAACAAGAACTCGATCAAGATCATCGGCGAGGAGACCGAGCACTTCGCGCAGGGGTACTTCGTCTACGACTCGAAGAAGTCGGGGGCGACGACGGTTTCGCACCTGCGGTTCGGTCCCGGCCCGATCCGCTCGACCTATCTCGTGAAGAAGGCGAGCTTCGTCGCCTGCCACCAGTTCGGGTTCCTCGAGAAGCTCGACGTCCTGGAGACGGCGGCGCCCGGGGCGACCTTCCTGCTCAACAGCCCCTACGGTCCCGACACGGTGTGGGCGCACCTCCCCCTCGAGGTCCAGCAGGAGATCGTCGGCCGCCGCCTGAAGTTCTGGGTCGTCGACGCCGCGCAGGTCGCGAAGGACGCCGGGATGCCGGGGCGCATCAACGTCGTGATGCAGGCCTGCTTCTTCGCGCTCTCCGGCGTGCTCCCGCGCGAGGAGGCGATCCGCGAGATCAAGGCGTCGATCCAGAAGGCCTACGGCAAACGCGGCGCGGAGGTCGTGCAGCGCAACTTCACCGCCGTCGACCGGTCCCTCGAGCACCTGCGCGAGGTCCCGGTGCCCGCGGTCGTGAGCGCGAAGTTCGGGCGTCCGCCCGCCGTCTCCGAGGAGGCCCCCGACTTCGTGAAGCGGGTGACCGCCGTGATGCTCCAGGGGAAAGGCGACCTCCTCCCCGTCAGCGCCTTCCCCCCCGACGGCACCTGGCCGATCGGCACCGCGCGGTGGGAGAAGCGGGCGATCGCCGCCGAGATCCCGGTGTGGGACCCGGCGGTGTGCATCCAGTGCAACAAGTGCGTGCTGATGTGCCCGCACGCCGCGATCC from Candidatus Polarisedimenticolaceae bacterium encodes the following:
- the nifJ gene encoding pyruvate:ferredoxin (flavodoxin) oxidoreductase codes for the protein MSQSRWITIDGNEAAASVAYRASEVIAVYPITPSSTMGELSDEWSAKGMPNLWGTVPKVAEMQSEGGAAGAIHGALQAGALATTFTASQGLLLMIPNLYKIAGELTPFVLHVAARAVATHALSIFGDHSDVMACRQTGLAMLAGGSVQEAHDMAAIAHAATLRSRVPFLHFFDGFRTSHEVAKIVELDDATLRAILDEDRVRDHRARALTPDRPVVRGTAQNPDVFFQAREAANPFYLACPAIVRETMEQFAERTGRKYRLFDYVGHPSAERVIVMMGSGAEAAHEAVERLAASGERVGLVKVRLYRPFSIEDFVEALPVTVKGIAVLDRCKEPGSVGEPLYLDVVAALREAIDGRTAAFLETPKVVGGRYGLASKEFDPAMAKAALDNLDTATPRNHFTLGIVDDVTHGSLPVDASFRVEREGRVEAVFYGLGADGTVGANKNSIKIIGEETEHFAQGYFVYDSKKSGATTVSHLRFGPGPIRSTYLVKKASFVACHQFGFLEKLDVLETAAPGATFLLNSPYGPDTVWAHLPLEVQQEIVGRRLKFWVVDAAQVAKDAGMPGRINVVMQACFFALSGVLPREEAIREIKASIQKAYGKRGAEVVQRNFTAVDRSLEHLREVPVPAVVSAKFGRPPAVSEEAPDFVKRVTAVMLQGKGDLLPVSAFPPDGTWPIGTARWEKRAIAAEIPVWDPAVCIQCNKCVLMCPHAAIRAKVYPGDAATDAPATFKGTAFKGNEYPDHRYTIQVAGEDCTGCQLCFTVCPAKDKSNPRHKALEMTPYAPELREAERANYDFFLDLPDPDRETVRTDVKGSQFLLPLFEYSGACAGCGETPYVKLLSQLFGDRLLIANATGCSSIYGGNLPTTPYTVGPDGRGPAWSNSLFEDNAEFGFGMRLGVDSHLRQARALVRRLAPQLAGTLVEGLLAETPRNETTIREQRARVEALKAALGKVEGGEAAHLLSLADYLVPKSVWLVGGDGWAYDIGFGGLDHVLAQQLDVNVLVLDTEVYSNTGGQASKATPLGASAKFAVLGKETAAKDLGMLAMSYGNVYVARVAIGARDVQTVKAFQEAESWHGPSLILAYSSCIAHGYDMAASPQQQKLAVDSGFWPLYRYDPRRVAGGEPPLQLDSPAPKIPLKEFMRNETRFRVVEKTDPERFKRALVDAQRSVSQRFAVYQQLAGVTIPNVPSEE